The following are from one region of the Halorussus rarus genome:
- the mbhE gene encoding hydrogen gas-evolving membrane-bound hydrogenase subunit E — protein sequence MLQTPDPAASAVLAVVFLPFAAAALVPLVYRALGERTAYYAAAVALACFGLVASQYGAHGAVTVPWIPSLGVSVSFYVDGLSLLIGFLASGVGVLILTYSGGYMHGEPAQPKYYAALLAFMGSMLGVAFAADLVALFVFWELTSLSSFILIGHYQRQGSSQYAARKSMLITVSGGLFMLVGFLLLHDVLLDVTTASNAFNIVWMLENAELVQEELRAAGMFLPVLALVGIGAAAKSAQVPLHIWLPNAMEAPTPVSAFLHSATMVKAGVYLLGRLRPILVGEEWQLLFAVLGLTTMTVAAILAVGATDIKELLAYSTASHLGLIVAGFGFVSELGGETGAFHIVNHAAFKAALFLVAGIIAHEAGTRKIENLGGLWEDLPVTGAITAVAALGMAGVPPFNGFYSKELLFEAAWEAAAHAGGLAWLYPAVAVFGSVFTFLYSIKFLMLFFGEKPTGLHSVHSPPKVMLAPPLLLGVLAGAISIGGVLGTFGVHFAPFDHFVGEVWASTLPPAAEGHAFHYYVPTHLTPAAAMSAVTIALGAAAYPFYDRLHRGVNRLTDVDLLRANWYYDSAVFGVNGWSDAAAGRIQNGLLRTYATWAMAGVAALALAGYAAAGVGVPGFSGFSVTLAMALVLGVAIVGALAVSIAPSHISGVLTLSILGFMVAVFYVLADAPDLALTQLVVETLLLVIFLLVLDKLPAFYGNAGRGKMVRDGALSVVVGATVFVTVLVSTAAAPAESIAGEFLELSVPEGGGGNVVNVILVDFRAFDTMGEISVVAMAALSVLTLVAMRERGETQ from the coding sequence GTGCTACAGACACCGGACCCGGCAGCGTCGGCGGTACTCGCCGTCGTGTTCCTGCCGTTCGCCGCGGCCGCGCTGGTGCCGCTCGTCTACCGCGCACTCGGCGAGCGCACCGCCTACTACGCGGCCGCGGTCGCGCTGGCCTGCTTCGGACTCGTGGCCAGCCAGTACGGCGCGCACGGCGCGGTCACGGTCCCGTGGATTCCCTCGCTCGGTGTCTCGGTGAGCTTCTACGTCGACGGGCTCTCGCTCCTCATCGGCTTCCTGGCCAGCGGGGTGGGCGTCCTCATCCTCACCTACTCGGGCGGCTACATGCACGGGGAACCGGCCCAGCCCAAGTACTACGCCGCGCTGCTCGCGTTCATGGGGTCGATGCTCGGCGTGGCGTTCGCCGCCGACCTCGTCGCACTGTTCGTCTTCTGGGAGCTGACGAGCCTCTCGTCGTTCATCCTCATCGGCCACTACCAGCGACAGGGGAGTTCGCAGTACGCGGCCCGGAAATCGATGCTCATCACTGTGTCGGGCGGCCTCTTCATGCTCGTGGGCTTCCTGCTGCTCCACGACGTACTGCTCGACGTGACGACGGCGTCGAACGCGTTCAACATCGTCTGGATGCTGGAGAACGCCGAACTGGTCCAGGAGGAGCTGCGGGCCGCCGGGATGTTCCTGCCGGTCCTCGCGCTCGTGGGTATCGGCGCGGCCGCCAAGTCCGCGCAGGTCCCGCTCCACATCTGGCTGCCCAACGCAATGGAGGCGCCCACGCCGGTCTCGGCGTTCCTGCACTCGGCGACGATGGTCAAGGCGGGCGTCTACCTCCTCGGGCGGCTCCGGCCGATTCTGGTCGGCGAGGAGTGGCAGCTGCTGTTCGCTGTCCTCGGCCTGACGACGATGACCGTCGCCGCCATCCTGGCGGTGGGCGCGACCGACATCAAGGAGCTGTTGGCGTACTCGACCGCCAGCCACCTCGGGCTCATCGTGGCCGGGTTCGGCTTCGTCTCGGAGCTCGGCGGCGAGACCGGCGCGTTCCACATCGTCAACCACGCGGCGTTCAAGGCCGCGCTGTTCCTCGTGGCCGGTATCATCGCCCACGAGGCCGGCACCCGGAAGATTGAGAACCTCGGCGGGCTCTGGGAGGACCTCCCCGTCACGGGGGCCATCACCGCCGTCGCGGCGCTCGGGATGGCGGGGGTCCCGCCGTTCAACGGCTTCTACTCCAAGGAGCTCCTCTTCGAGGCCGCGTGGGAGGCCGCCGCGCACGCGGGCGGCCTCGCGTGGCTCTACCCCGCGGTCGCCGTCTTCGGCAGCGTCTTCACCTTCCTCTACTCCATCAAGTTCCTGATGCTGTTCTTCGGCGAGAAGCCGACGGGCCTCCACAGCGTCCACTCGCCGCCGAAGGTGATGCTCGCGCCGCCGCTTCTGCTCGGCGTCCTCGCGGGCGCCATCAGCATCGGCGGCGTCCTCGGGACGTTCGGCGTCCACTTCGCGCCGTTCGACCACTTCGTCGGCGAGGTGTGGGCCAGCACCCTCCCGCCGGCGGCCGAGGGCCACGCGTTCCACTACTACGTGCCGACCCACCTGACCCCGGCGGCCGCGATGAGCGCGGTCACCATCGCGCTGGGCGCGGCGGCCTATCCGTTCTACGACCGGCTCCACCGCGGCGTGAACCGGCTGACCGACGTCGACCTCCTGCGGGCCAACTGGTACTACGATTCGGCGGTGTTCGGCGTCAACGGCTGGAGCGACGCCGCGGCCGGCCGCATCCAGAACGGCCTGCTCCGGACGTACGCCACGTGGGCGATGGCCGGGGTCGCCGCGCTCGCGCTCGCCGGCTACGCCGCCGCGGGCGTGGGCGTCCCGGGCTTCTCGGGCTTCTCGGTGACCCTGGCCATGGCGCTCGTGCTGGGGGTCGCGATCGTCGGCGCGCTCGCGGTGTCCATCGCGCCCTCGCACATCTCGGGCGTGCTGACCCTCTCGATCCTGGGGTTCATGGTCGCGGTGTTCTACGTCCTCGCGGACGCGCCCGACCTCGCGCTGACCCAGCTGGTCGTCGAGACGCTCCTGCTGGTCATCTTCCTGCTCGTCCTCGACAAGCTGCCGGCGTTCTACGGCAACGCGGGTCGGGGCAAGATGGTTCGGGACGGCGCGCTCTCGGTCGTCGTCGGCGCGACCGTGTTCGTGACCGTGCTGGTCTCGACCGCGGCCGCGCCCGCCGAGAGCATCGCCGGCGAGTTCCTGGAGCTGTCGGTCCCCGAGGGCGGCGGCGGCAACGTCGTCAACGTCATCCTGGTGGACTTCCGGGCGTTCGACACGATGGGCGAGATATCGGTCGTCGCGATGGCGGCCCTCTCGGTGTTGACGCTGGTCGCGATGCGAGAGCGAGGTGAGACCCAATGA
- a CDS encoding MnhB domain-containing protein, with protein sequence MSTVIARTVTRTVVPLILVTAVALLLQGHNLPGGGFIGGVLTVTAFAVIYVIYGLDYLQEELLHQFRDPLLESFQHGIVANYQIAFAVGLAVAAVAGLVPLLFGYNFLYQSHWYLPALPIYGELHVASALAFDLGVYFVVVGALLTILAVVGTE encoded by the coding sequence ATGAGCACGGTAATCGCGCGGACAGTCACGCGGACAGTGGTACCGCTCATCCTCGTGACCGCCGTCGCCCTGCTGCTGCAGGGCCACAACCTCCCCGGCGGCGGCTTCATCGGCGGGGTGCTCACGGTGACGGCGTTCGCGGTGATATACGTCATCTACGGACTGGACTACCTGCAGGAGGAGCTGCTTCACCAGTTCCGCGACCCGCTGCTGGAGTCGTTCCAGCACGGCATCGTGGCCAACTACCAGATCGCCTTCGCGGTCGGGCTGGCGGTCGCCGCGGTCGCCGGCCTCGTGCCGCTGCTGTTCGGGTACAACTTCCTCTATCAGTCCCACTGGTATCTCCCGGCCCTGCCGATCTACGGAGAACTCCACGTCGCGAGCGCCCTCGCCTTCGACCTCGGCGTCTACTTCGTGGTGGTCGGCGCGCTGCTCACGATCCTCGCGGTGGTGGGAACCGAATGA
- a CDS encoding sodium:proton antiporter, which yields MTATEPQFVLAVVLGTLFALGTFLVLRRDVVRVVWGVTIISQSANVYLVTMGGFAGGVPILGHGGHGGGHAATDPLVQALVLTAIVIGFGTTAFALVLTYRVYEEHGTIDLLELGDRA from the coding sequence ATGACCGCGACCGAACCGCAGTTCGTGCTCGCGGTCGTCCTCGGGACCCTGTTCGCCCTGGGGACCTTCCTCGTGCTGCGCCGGGACGTCGTGCGCGTGGTCTGGGGCGTCACCATCATCAGCCAGTCGGCGAACGTCTACCTCGTGACGATGGGCGGGTTCGCCGGCGGGGTCCCCATCCTGGGTCACGGCGGTCACGGCGGCGGTCACGCCGCGACCGACCCGCTGGTCCAGGCGCTCGTGCTGACCGCCATCGTCATCGGCTTCGGCACGACCGCGTTCGCGCTCGTGCTGACCTATCGGGTGTACGAGGAGCACGGCACCATCGACCTGCTCGAACTGGGTGATCGCGCGTGA
- a CDS encoding complex I subunit 5 family protein, producing the protein MSQQFVIAPLLVGLVTAIATLLTRRFGRAQVTLSLLGGLGYVAAVAWLVSSVDPLGAGNVVSYQLSGWQAPFGITLVADPLSAFMLAFSAVVALAALVFSASYVDSFGQRVSYHPLFHFMLVGVTGSFLTGDIFNLFVWFEVMLMSSYVLVVFYSGPEHTRAALHYVVLNLVGSAVMLLAIGGIYSTTGTLNMADLSRRVADPAAYGGFSVAPVLGLSALLFAVFALKAGLAPFQFWVPAAYRAAPAPVSAMLAGVVKKVGVYAIIRVYFTVFAGAAISGLSLPGLSVPDGGSALLSFYGPVLFLMAAASIVVGGLGAVGRDDIDGLLAYSSIGQVGFIVLPLAIAATATSQEIRVLGVAAALVYALNHGFAKSLLFMASGAVYDAVGTEEFPDLGGLSETAPWLSAGFFVGALALIGIPPLSGFFGKLLVFDAAGRTGSTVGIAVALFGAILTIAYFSRAWNRGFWGEPSLLVQHGEARFSLVAVVVALALAIAVLGVGFDVVMRAAEAGAHAALDRQGYIDAVLSGAESAATGGGGGH; encoded by the coding sequence GTGAGCCAGCAGTTCGTCATCGCGCCGCTGCTCGTCGGACTGGTCACCGCCATCGCGACCCTGCTGACCCGGCGGTTCGGCAGGGCGCAGGTCACCCTCAGCCTGCTCGGCGGCCTCGGCTACGTCGCGGCGGTCGCGTGGCTGGTCTCGTCGGTCGACCCGCTGGGCGCCGGCAACGTCGTCAGCTACCAGCTCTCGGGCTGGCAGGCGCCGTTCGGCATCACGCTGGTCGCCGACCCGCTGTCGGCGTTCATGCTCGCGTTCTCGGCGGTCGTCGCGCTCGCCGCGCTGGTCTTCTCGGCGTCGTACGTCGACAGCTTCGGCCAGCGGGTCTCGTACCACCCGCTGTTCCACTTCATGCTGGTCGGGGTCACGGGGTCGTTCCTCACCGGCGACATCTTCAACCTCTTCGTCTGGTTCGAGGTGATGCTGATGTCGAGCTACGTGCTCGTGGTGTTCTACAGCGGGCCCGAGCACACCCGGGCCGCGCTCCACTACGTGGTGCTGAACCTGGTGGGGAGCGCGGTGATGCTGCTGGCCATCGGCGGCATCTACTCGACCACAGGGACGCTCAACATGGCCGACCTCTCGCGGCGGGTGGCCGACCCCGCGGCGTACGGCGGCTTCTCGGTCGCGCCCGTGCTCGGTCTCTCGGCGCTGCTGTTCGCGGTGTTCGCGCTCAAGGCCGGCCTCGCGCCGTTCCAGTTCTGGGTGCCCGCGGCGTACCGCGCGGCGCCCGCGCCGGTGTCGGCGATGCTGGCCGGCGTGGTCAAGAAGGTCGGCGTCTACGCCATCATCAGGGTGTACTTCACGGTGTTCGCCGGGGCCGCCATCTCCGGCCTCTCGCTGCCCGGCCTGTCGGTCCCCGACGGCGGGAGCGCCCTGCTGTCGTTCTACGGCCCGGTGCTGTTCCTGATGGCCGCCGCCAGCATCGTCGTGGGCGGTCTGGGCGCGGTCGGCCGCGACGACATCGACGGGCTGCTCGCGTACTCCTCCATCGGTCAGGTCGGGTTCATCGTCCTGCCGCTGGCCATCGCGGCGACCGCGACCAGCCAGGAGATCCGGGTGCTCGGCGTCGCGGCCGCGCTGGTGTACGCGCTGAACCACGGCTTCGCCAAGAGCCTGCTGTTCATGGCCAGCGGCGCGGTGTACGACGCGGTCGGCACCGAGGAGTTCCCCGACCTCGGCGGGCTCTCGGAGACCGCGCCGTGGCTCTCGGCCGGCTTCTTCGTCGGCGCGCTCGCGCTCATCGGCATCCCGCCGCTGTCGGGCTTCTTCGGCAAGCTACTCGTCTTCGACGCGGCCGGCCGGACGGGCTCGACGGTCGGGATCGCCGTCGCGCTGTTCGGCGCGATACTCACCATCGCGTACTTCTCGCGGGCCTGGAACCGCGGGTTCTGGGGCGAGCCCTCGCTGCTCGTCCAGCACGGCGAGGCCCGGTTCTCGCTGGTCGCTGTCGTGGTCGCGCTCGCGCTGGCCATCGCCGTGCTGGGCGTCGGCTTCGACGTCGTGATGCGGGCGGCCGAGGCCGGTGCGCACGCCGCGCTCGACCGCCAGGGGTACATCGACGCGGTCCTCTCGGGGGCCGAGAGCGCCGCCACCGGCGGGGGAGGTGGTCACTGA
- a CDS encoding Na+/H+ antiporter subunit E, which yields MKPRKWPVVGVLLAVLWLFVRGVALDPAAILGEFLIGLGFGLPVAFAFRRFYTERTDLTRNLRALPYAAVYVGLFLKELLTANFDVAYRVLAPGMPIEPDVVVVPLRVETDAAVTTIANSITLTPGTLTMDHDEETNTLYVHGITGRNREAVVEPIRAWEDYALVIFDEERKPGDPVPEVPVATREGRADGGARERSEGDGAGDDRDPAADASEGGESDGE from the coding sequence ATGAAGCCCCGCAAGTGGCCCGTGGTCGGCGTCCTGCTCGCGGTGCTGTGGCTGTTCGTCCGCGGCGTCGCGCTCGACCCGGCCGCCATCCTGGGCGAGTTCCTCATCGGACTGGGCTTCGGCCTGCCGGTCGCGTTCGCGTTCCGGCGGTTCTACACCGAGCGGACCGACCTCACCCGGAACCTCCGGGCGCTGCCCTACGCGGCCGTCTACGTCGGGCTGTTCCTCAAGGAACTGCTCACCGCGAACTTCGACGTGGCCTACCGCGTGCTCGCGCCGGGGATGCCCATCGAGCCCGACGTGGTGGTCGTCCCGCTCCGGGTCGAGACCGACGCGGCCGTCACCACCATCGCCAACTCCATCACGCTGACCCCCGGCACGCTCACCATGGACCACGACGAGGAGACCAACACGCTGTACGTCCACGGCATCACCGGCCGGAACCGCGAGGCCGTGGTCGAGCCCATCCGGGCGTGGGAGGACTACGCGCTTGTCATCTTCGACGAGGAGCGCAAGCCCGGCGACCCGGTCCCGGAGGTCCCGGTCGCGACCCGGGAGGGCCGCGCCGACGGTGGCGCCCGCGAGCGGAGCGAGGGCGACGGAGCGGGCGACGACCGTGACCCGGCCGCCGACGCCTCCGAGGGAGGTGAGTCCGATGGCGAGTGA
- a CDS encoding monovalent cation/H+ antiporter complex subunit F yields the protein MASDLLGAVLNGAIVLTAALTLFAGYRVVRGPTVPDRVVALDTIATNVVAIAGLYALTTGEGLFVTVSLVLAIIGFISTIAVSQYVIEGDIIE from the coding sequence ATGGCGAGTGACCTGCTCGGGGCGGTCCTGAACGGGGCGATCGTACTCACCGCGGCGCTCACCCTGTTCGCGGGCTACCGGGTCGTCCGGGGCCCGACGGTGCCCGACCGGGTGGTCGCGCTCGACACCATCGCGACCAACGTCGTCGCCATCGCGGGGCTGTACGCCCTGACGACCGGCGAGGGGCTGTTCGTCACGGTGAGCCTCGTCCTGGCGATCATCGGGTTCATCAGCACCATCGCGGTCAGCCAGTACGTCATCGAAGGAGACATCATCGAGTGA
- the mnhG gene encoding monovalent cation/H(+) antiporter subunit G has translation MNAIQQFVVAALVAVGSFFLLIGTVGLLRFPDVYNRMHASSKATTLGASSILLAGFAYYGPQGAGLTSLVGIVFLFLTAPTGAHLISRSAHKMGVPFYGQEAEWPEEVDEPGSD, from the coding sequence ATGAACGCCATCCAACAGTTCGTCGTCGCGGCGCTCGTCGCCGTCGGGAGCTTCTTCCTGCTCATCGGCACGGTCGGCCTGCTCAGGTTCCCCGACGTGTACAATCGGATGCACGCCAGCAGCAAGGCGACCACGCTGGGCGCGTCCTCGATACTCCTCGCGGGATTCGCCTACTACGGGCCGCAGGGCGCGGGCCTGACCTCGCTGGTCGGCATCGTCTTCCTGTTCCTGACCGCGCCGACCGGCGCCCATCTCATCTCCCGGTCGGCCCACAAGATGGGCGTCCCGTTCTACGGCCAGGAGGCCGAGTGGCCCGAGGAAGTCGACGAACCGGGGTCGGACTGA
- the coaBC gene encoding bifunctional phosphopantothenoylcysteine decarboxylase/phosphopantothenate--cysteine ligase CoaBC, whose product MLAGTNVALGVTGSIAAVKVVELAHELRRRGASVRAVTTGAARGIVHPWAVEFATENPVVTEITGAVEHVELCGRDGWADVFLIAPATANTVGKIAAAVDDTPVTTCATTALGAGVPVVVAPAMHEPMYDHPGVLDAIDRVESWGVEFVDPRIEEGKAKIATEDAIALDLARATAPDRFDGANVVVTSGATSEPVDPVRVLTNRSSGKTGRAVARACYALGADVTLVHDGDDVPYAEVASVETAAEMTEAVLDRVEGGAADAVVSAAAVSDYTVEAADEKIRSGQELALDLTPTPKLIDEVRETGDLPVVGFKAETSGDDEAMVAAARETLRRADLAFVVANDAGVMGDDLTRTLFVREHSVREYEGSKERLGWRVAEQLADEL is encoded by the coding sequence ATGCTCGCGGGAACCAACGTCGCGCTCGGGGTGACCGGCAGCATCGCGGCGGTCAAGGTAGTCGAGTTGGCCCACGAACTCCGGCGGCGGGGCGCGTCGGTCCGCGCGGTCACGACCGGGGCCGCGCGCGGTATCGTCCACCCGTGGGCGGTCGAGTTCGCCACCGAGAACCCGGTCGTCACCGAGATCACCGGCGCGGTCGAGCACGTCGAGCTGTGCGGCCGCGACGGCTGGGCGGACGTGTTCCTGATCGCGCCCGCGACCGCGAACACGGTGGGCAAGATCGCGGCCGCGGTCGACGACACGCCGGTCACGACCTGCGCGACCACCGCGCTCGGCGCAGGGGTCCCGGTGGTCGTCGCGCCCGCGATGCACGAGCCCATGTACGACCACCCGGGCGTCCTCGACGCCATCGACCGCGTCGAGTCGTGGGGCGTCGAGTTCGTCGACCCCCGCATCGAGGAGGGAAAGGCAAAGATCGCCACCGAGGACGCCATCGCGCTCGACCTCGCCCGCGCGACCGCGCCCGACCGCTTCGACGGCGCGAACGTCGTCGTCACCAGCGGCGCGACCAGCGAACCCGTCGACCCGGTGCGCGTGCTGACGAACCGGTCGTCGGGCAAGACCGGTCGGGCCGTGGCGCGCGCCTGCTACGCTCTCGGCGCGGACGTGACGCTGGTCCACGACGGCGACGACGTACCCTACGCCGAGGTCGCCAGCGTCGAGACCGCGGCCGAGATGACCGAGGCGGTGCTCGACCGCGTAGAGGGTGGAGCGGCCGACGCCGTCGTCTCGGCCGCGGCGGTATCGGACTACACCGTCGAGGCGGCCGACGAGAAGATCCGGTCCGGCCAGGAGCTCGCGCTCGACCTGACGCCCACGCCGAAGCTCATCGACGAGGTCCGCGAGACCGGCGACCTGCCCGTCGTCGGCTTCAAGGCCGAGACGTCGGGCGACGACGAGGCGATGGTCGCGGCGGCCCGCGAGACGCTCCGGCGGGCCGACCTCGCGTTCGTGGTCGCCAACGACGCCGGGGTCATGGGCGACGACCTGACCCGGACGCTGTTCGTCCGCGAGCACAGCGTCCGGGAGTACGAGGGGTCGAAGGAGCGACTGGGCTGGCGGGTGGCCGAACAGCTGGCCGACGAACTGTGA
- a CDS encoding DUF7344 domain-containing protein, with protein sequence MSDHHGNEPIDDVSAAFDLLRDARRRGVLYTLKRNGRTSVEELAERIAAWQSGEGDEIDPQSVEVSLVHSHLPKLADAGAVEYDRERGAVELADDGDDLDPLLRCTSEREPELFRAGRTSNLRGLEVSQ encoded by the coding sequence ATGTCGGACCACCACGGAAACGAGCCGATCGACGACGTAAGTGCGGCTTTCGACCTCCTCCGCGACGCGCGTCGACGGGGCGTCCTCTACACGCTGAAGCGCAACGGCCGAACCTCCGTCGAGGAGCTCGCCGAGCGCATCGCCGCGTGGCAGTCGGGCGAGGGCGACGAGATCGACCCCCAGTCGGTCGAGGTGTCGCTCGTCCACTCGCACCTGCCGAAGCTCGCAGACGCCGGCGCCGTGGAGTACGACCGCGAGCGAGGCGCGGTGGAGCTCGCGGACGACGGCGACGACCTCGACCCGCTGCTCCGGTGCACGAGCGAGCGCGAACCCGAGCTGTTCCGGGCGGGCCGCACCTCGAACCTGCGCGGCCTCGAAGTGAGTCAGTGA
- a CDS encoding 50S ribosomal protein L11 gives MAETIEVLVPGGQADPGPPLGPELGPTAVNVQEVVNEINDQTEAFDGTEVPVTITVEDDGGFEIEVGVPPTAALIKDEAGFETGSGEPQEDFVADLSIEQVKTIAEQKKPDLLAYDTRNAAKEIVGTCASLGVTIEGEDAREFKEKVDAGEYDDVLGVEEAAA, from the coding sequence ATGGCTGAGACGATAGAAGTACTCGTCCCCGGCGGACAGGCCGATCCCGGTCCGCCGCTGGGCCCGGAGCTCGGACCGACCGCGGTCAACGTACAGGAGGTCGTCAACGAGATCAACGACCAGACAGAGGCCTTCGACGGCACCGAGGTGCCCGTGACCATCACCGTCGAGGACGACGGCGGCTTCGAGATCGAGGTGGGCGTCCCGCCGACCGCGGCGCTCATCAAGGACGAGGCCGGCTTCGAGACCGGGAGCGGCGAGCCCCAGGAGGACTTCGTCGCCGACCTCTCGATCGAGCAGGTCAAGACGATCGCCGAGCAGAAGAAGCCCGACCTCCTCGCGTACGACACGAGGAACGCCGCGAAGGAGATCGTCGGCACCTGCGCCTCGCTGGGGGTCACCATCGAGGGCGAGGACGCCCGCGAGTTCAAGGAGAAGGTCGACGCCGGCGAGTACGACGACGTACTCGGTGTCGAGGAAGCGGCGGCGTAG
- a CDS encoding VNG_1110C family protein has protein sequence MPDPATLRDSTQIVIAAAVLEGFRDDLDEQFTLTFFEMNVDAENRTDDANPTADGDHATGDYVRIIGSPVEIKGASEFLSRQGVSVR, from the coding sequence ATGCCGGACCCCGCCACGCTCCGCGACAGCACCCAGATCGTCATCGCCGCGGCGGTGCTGGAGGGGTTCCGGGACGACCTCGACGAGCAGTTCACGCTGACCTTCTTCGAGATGAACGTCGACGCCGAGAACCGGACCGACGACGCGAATCCGACCGCCGACGGCGACCACGCCACCGGCGACTACGTCCGCATCATCGGCAGTCCGGTCGAGATCAAGGGCGCCAGCGAGTTCCTGAGCCGGCAGGGCGTGAGCGTCCGCTGA
- a CDS encoding OBG GTPase family GTP-binding protein: protein MGLEEEIEDLREEISETPYNKSTEEHIGRLKAKLAEKKEKLENQSSAGGGEGYHVEKHGDATVAFVGFPSVGKSTLLNALTAAESEVGDYEFTTLNVNPGMLQYNGANIQLLDVPGLIEGAAHGRGGGQEVLSVVRAADLVVFVLSVFEIDQYERLRKELYENKIRLDQTPPSVKISKKGKGGIRVTSSVDLDLSERVVEEVLREHGYVNADVTIREQVDIDRLVDGVMDNREYIPSIVTVNKVDLIEPDYVDTVNEELREYGIDPDEAIFISAEAERGLDSLKETVWEELGLMRIYMDKPGRGVDYEEPLVLEKGSTVGDAARKLGGELEDRFRFARVSGPSAKHDEQQVGKDHELADEDVLRMVVRK from the coding sequence ATGGGACTGGAGGAAGAAATCGAGGACCTCCGCGAGGAGATATCCGAGACTCCGTACAACAAGTCCACGGAGGAGCACATCGGGCGGCTGAAGGCCAAGCTCGCGGAGAAGAAGGAGAAACTCGAGAACCAGTCCTCGGCCGGCGGCGGCGAGGGCTACCACGTCGAGAAGCACGGCGACGCCACCGTCGCGTTCGTCGGCTTCCCGAGCGTGGGCAAGTCCACCCTGCTGAACGCGCTGACCGCCGCGGAGAGCGAGGTCGGCGACTACGAGTTCACGACGCTCAACGTCAACCCCGGCATGCTCCAGTACAACGGCGCGAACATCCAGCTGCTCGACGTGCCCGGCCTCATCGAAGGCGCGGCCCACGGCCGGGGCGGCGGCCAGGAGGTCCTCTCGGTCGTCCGGGCGGCCGACCTCGTCGTGTTCGTGCTCTCGGTGTTCGAGATCGACCAGTACGAGCGGCTCCGGAAGGAGCTCTACGAGAACAAGATCCGACTCGACCAGACGCCGCCGAGCGTCAAGATATCCAAGAAGGGCAAGGGCGGCATCCGGGTCACGTCGAGCGTCGACCTCGACCTCTCGGAGCGGGTGGTCGAGGAGGTCCTCCGGGAGCACGGCTACGTCAACGCCGACGTGACCATCCGCGAGCAGGTCGACATCGACCGGCTGGTCGACGGCGTGATGGACAACCGCGAGTACATCCCCTCCATCGTCACCGTGAACAAGGTCGACCTCATCGAACCCGACTACGTCGACACCGTCAACGAAGAGCTTCGGGAGTACGGCATCGACCCCGACGAGGCCATCTTCATCTCGGCGGAGGCCGAACGCGGGCTCGACTCGCTGAAGGAGACCGTCTGGGAGGAACTGGGCCTGATGCGCATCTACATGGACAAGCCCGGCCGCGGCGTCGACTACGAGGAGCCGCTGGTGCTCGAGAAGGGGTCGACGGTCGGCGACGCCGCCCGGAAGCTCGGGGGCGAACTCGAGGACCGGTTCCGGTTCGCCCGCGTCTCCGGCCCCAGCGCCAAGCACGACGAGCAGCAGGTCGGCAAGGACCACGAACTCGCCGACGAGGACGTGCTCCGGATGGTCGTCCGGAAGTAG
- a CDS encoding TIGR04206 family protein — protein MAVSRRLLALAAISALPWTVLSSGDLVFAWGLATLDPLHVTTLPDYLFVHTRGLPNRLLAWPVAVLLYLLAVANALLGRLAPRLEDRRVTGGLLTLAGASDLWFALGLTRPGLVAVPVGSVLLWTAAWWFHWPDLRTALWR, from the coding sequence ATGGCAGTCTCCCGTCGCCTTCTCGCACTCGCCGCCATCTCTGCGCTCCCGTGGACGGTGCTCTCGTCCGGCGACCTGGTGTTCGCGTGGGGGCTGGCGACGCTCGACCCGCTCCACGTCACGACGCTGCCCGATTACTTGTTTGTCCACACGCGCGGGCTACCGAACCGTCTGCTCGCGTGGCCCGTCGCGGTCCTGCTGTACCTGCTCGCGGTCGCCAACGCGCTCCTCGGCCGACTTGCCCCCCGGCTGGAAGACCGGCGAGTGACGGGCGGACTCCTGACGCTGGCGGGCGCGTCCGACCTCTGGTTCGCGCTCGGACTGACTCGGCCGGGACTGGTAGCTGTGCCTGTCGGATCGGTGCTGTTGTGGACCGCTGCGTGGTGGTTCCACTGGCCGGACCTGCGGACGGCGCTGTGGCGATAG